CGTGGCGGCGACGGAGAGGACGCGGCGGGGGGCGCGGAACATGCGGGAACCTCCTCGTTTCAGCGGAGCTTGCGTAAATTGACACTAACAGCTTGCTCGACTCGCGAGTAGCGGCCCGCTGCAACGGCGACGCCAGCGGTTGGCAGGGCGGGACGGTGCGCGTTAGGCTGTCGCATCCTGCCCATCCCGGACTCCGCCGAGGGAATGACGCGGCTTCGATGGGCGGGCCGACCACCACCGATGATAGACGACTGACTACAGGCGAGAGATAATGGCGACGATCACCACGAGATTCCCCCTCAGACACGTCGAGCGTTCACGGCTCGAATCCGTCGACTTCGACAACCTTCCGTTCGGCTCGATCTGGTCGGACCACATGTTCGTGGCCGACAACATCGACGGCGAATGGACCGACGCGGAGATCCGGCCCTACGGCCCGATGCCGATCTACCCGAGTTCGAAGGGGCTCCAGTACGCCGTCTCGATGTTCGAAGGGTTCAAGGCGCACATGACCCCCGAGGGCGACCTCGCCGTCTTCCGGCCGGACATGAACCAGAAGCGGTTCAACCGCACGGCGGCCCGGTTCGTGATGCCCGAACTCCCGAAGGATCTGTTCTTCGACGCGATGCGGGAACTGCTCGACGTCGACCGCGGCTGGCTGCCCCGGGCGGACCAGGGCGCGCTCTACATCCGCCCCAGCTACTTCAGCACGGATCCGACGCTCAGCGTGGTGTCTGGCCGCTCGTTCCGCTACGTCCTGATGACGGCGCCCGTCGGGCTGTACTTCACCGGGTCGGAAACCGTCAGCCTCGTGACGACGCGCAAGTTCGTGCGGGCCTTCCCCGGCGGCACCGGCGGCCACAAGCCCGCGGCCAACTACGGGCCGACGATGCTGGCCTCCCAGCAGGCGCAGGCACAGGGGTACGACAACGTGATCTGGCTCGACGGCCACGAGGGCCGGTACGTCGAGGAGTGCGGGGTCATGAACATGTGGTTCGTCATCGACGGGACCGCGATCACGCCCCCGCTCGAGGGGACGATCCTCCCGGGCGTCACGCGCGACTCCCTGATCCGGCTATGCGGGGACTTCGGGATCCCGTGCGAGGTGCGCCGGATCGCCG
Above is a window of Candidatus Palauibacter polyketidifaciens DNA encoding:
- a CDS encoding branched-chain amino acid aminotransferase, with amino-acid sequence MATITTRFPLRHVERSRLESVDFDNLPFGSIWSDHMFVADNIDGEWTDAEIRPYGPMPIYPSSKGLQYAVSMFEGFKAHMTPEGDLAVFRPDMNQKRFNRTAARFVMPELPKDLFFDAMRELLDVDRGWLPRADQGALYIRPSYFSTDPTLSVVSGRSFRYVLMTAPVGLYFTGSETVSLVTTRKFVRAFPGGTGGHKPAANYGPTMLASQQAQAQGYDNVIWLDGHEGRYVEECGVMNMWFVIDGTAITPPLEGTILPGVTRDSLIRLCGDFGIPCEVRRIAVDELLEAHAAGTLNEAFGSGTAATVQPIDRLGLDGTDVLLPQRPDSLASRLKAELHGIQTGRVEDRHGWLWRP